Proteins encoded in a region of the Mycobacterium branderi genome:
- a CDS encoding 3-carboxyethylcatechol 2,3-dioxygenase, protein MSHSPLLNLPGPSQDLLDDIDTALAQARDFVNDFDPELVVVFAPDHYNGFFSTLMPAFCIGTSAQGVGDYGTHAGPLDVPDALAADCAKAILAAGVDIAISACMDVDHGTVQPLEKLFGDATVRPVIPIFINSVATPLGPLRRTRALGDAVGSYLATLDKRVLVLGSGGLSHDPPVSVRNRPMTAEERQARQKAVIDAARSYADGTSDRQPINPAWDHRFLDAVDSGQLADLDGWSNSFIAHEGGNSAHEIRTWVAAFAAMAAAGPYRTTVRYYKAAAQLIAGFAIRTAVPV, encoded by the coding sequence ATGTCTCACAGCCCGCTACTGAATCTGCCAGGGCCGTCGCAGGACCTCCTTGATGACATCGACACCGCACTCGCCCAGGCTCGCGACTTCGTCAACGATTTCGACCCCGAACTCGTCGTGGTCTTCGCGCCGGACCACTACAACGGCTTCTTCTCCACGCTGATGCCGGCGTTCTGCATCGGCACATCCGCCCAAGGGGTGGGCGACTACGGCACCCACGCCGGCCCACTCGACGTTCCCGATGCCCTCGCGGCCGATTGCGCGAAAGCGATCCTCGCCGCGGGCGTCGACATCGCGATATCCGCGTGCATGGACGTGGACCACGGCACCGTCCAACCGTTAGAGAAACTATTCGGTGACGCCACGGTCCGGCCGGTAATCCCGATCTTCATCAACTCCGTCGCCACCCCGCTGGGGCCCTTGCGCCGGACCCGGGCGCTCGGTGACGCGGTCGGCAGCTACCTGGCCACGCTGGACAAGCGGGTACTGGTGCTGGGATCCGGTGGGCTGTCGCATGATCCGCCGGTCAGTGTGCGCAACCGCCCGATGACCGCCGAGGAGCGACAGGCCCGCCAGAAGGCAGTGATCGACGCCGCCCGCAGTTACGCCGACGGAACCAGCGACCGCCAGCCCATCAATCCCGCCTGGGATCATCGCTTCCTCGACGCCGTCGACTCCGGGCAGCTGGCGGACCTCGACGGTTGGTCCAACTCGTTCATCGCACACGAGGGCGGCAACTCCGCCCACGAAATCCGCACCTGGGTAGCCGCTTTCGCCGCGATGGCGGCCGCAGGCCCCTACCGGACCACGGTGCGCTACTACAAAGCGGCCGCCCAGCTCATCGCCGGCTTCGCGATCCGGACGGCGGTGCCGGTGTGA
- a CDS encoding alpha/beta fold hydrolase produces MREHESVWSDLQGVAFEQGYLDAGGVRTRYLHAGDADDKPVLILLHGSGGHAEAYVRNLEAHAEHFSTWSIDMLGHGYTDKPGHPLEIPHYVEHLVAVLDAIGAKRAHLSGESLGGWVAARAAVDHPDRVDRLVLNTAGGSQADPEVMQRIITLSMAAAENPTWETVQARIKWLMADKSKDYDDLVASRQRVYRQPGFVAAMRDIMALQDPQIRARNLLGPAEYGAIAAPTLVLWTSDDPTADVDEGRRIASMIPGARFEVMPGCGHWPQYEDAKTFNRLHLDFLLGRL; encoded by the coding sequence GTGAGGGAGCACGAGAGCGTCTGGAGCGACCTGCAGGGCGTCGCGTTCGAACAGGGCTACCTGGACGCCGGCGGCGTTCGAACCCGCTATCTGCATGCCGGCGACGCGGATGACAAGCCGGTCCTGATCCTGCTGCACGGTTCGGGCGGGCACGCCGAGGCGTACGTCCGCAACCTGGAGGCGCACGCCGAGCACTTCTCCACCTGGTCGATCGACATGCTGGGCCACGGCTACACCGACAAGCCCGGCCATCCGCTCGAAATACCGCACTACGTCGAGCATCTGGTGGCCGTCCTGGATGCGATCGGCGCGAAGCGGGCTCACCTGTCCGGTGAGTCGCTCGGCGGCTGGGTGGCTGCCCGCGCTGCCGTCGACCACCCCGACCGGGTCGACCGCCTGGTGCTCAACACCGCCGGCGGCTCACAGGCCGATCCCGAAGTGATGCAACGGATTATCACGCTGTCGATGGCAGCCGCCGAGAACCCGACCTGGGAGACCGTGCAGGCGCGGATCAAGTGGCTGATGGCCGACAAGTCCAAGGACTACGACGATCTCGTGGCCAGCCGCCAACGCGTCTACCGGCAACCGGGTTTCGTCGCCGCGATGCGCGACATCATGGCGCTGCAGGACCCGCAGATCCGGGCCCGCAACCTGCTCGGCCCGGCCGAGTACGGCGCCATCGCCGCGCCCACCCTGGTGCTGTGGACCAGCGACGACCCCACCGCCGACGTCGACGAGGGCCGCCGGATCGCCTCGATGATTCCCGGCGCGCGCTTCGAGGTGATGCCCGGCTGCGGGCACTGGCCGCAGTACGAGGATGCCAAGACGTTCAACCGGCTGCACCTCGACTTCCTGCTGGGACGCTTATGA
- a CDS encoding phosphotransferase family protein: MSGVPELIPVLPAHRFDEAALRRYLNGRLPGFDTGMEVRQFQGGQSNPTFHLTTAAGEYVLRKKPPGTLLPRAHEVEREHRVMAALADTDVPVPRMRLLCDDESVIGTTFFVMDHVPGRIFPDRVMRECTPEHRAAIYEDLARVLAALHRVDWRAVGLEGFGKPDGYMQRQVALWTRQWQAARVEDTPAMDSLAQWLPEHLPTDDEPACIAHGDYRLGNVLIHPRQPRVVAVLDWELATIGHPLADLAYACLTYHLPADDAGGRSGVAGEDLTGTGIPDEEAFVASYCRHVGREVPASLDVFVVFSMFRLASIGAGVYRRGIEGNAADSRAATFRERYRELAQMAWTLAQEMN, encoded by the coding sequence ATGAGTGGCGTACCAGAGTTGATACCGGTCCTGCCGGCCCACCGGTTCGACGAGGCCGCGCTGCGACGCTATCTGAACGGCCGGCTGCCGGGGTTCGACACCGGGATGGAGGTTCGCCAGTTTCAGGGCGGCCAGAGCAATCCGACCTTTCATCTGACTACCGCTGCCGGCGAGTACGTGCTGCGCAAGAAGCCACCCGGCACGCTACTGCCACGGGCGCACGAAGTAGAGCGCGAACACCGCGTGATGGCCGCGTTGGCCGACACCGACGTTCCGGTGCCACGGATGCGGCTGTTGTGCGACGACGAATCGGTCATCGGCACAACGTTTTTCGTCATGGACCACGTGCCAGGGCGGATCTTTCCCGACCGCGTCATGCGCGAGTGCACACCCGAGCACCGCGCCGCGATCTACGAGGACCTCGCCCGGGTGCTCGCGGCGCTGCACCGCGTCGATTGGCGCGCGGTCGGCCTCGAGGGATTCGGCAAGCCCGACGGTTACATGCAGCGGCAGGTCGCGCTGTGGACGCGGCAGTGGCAGGCCGCGCGGGTGGAGGACACCCCGGCGATGGACTCGCTGGCGCAGTGGCTGCCCGAGCACCTGCCGACCGACGACGAGCCGGCCTGCATCGCCCACGGCGACTACCGGTTGGGCAATGTGCTGATCCATCCGAGGCAGCCGCGCGTGGTTGCGGTGCTGGACTGGGAACTCGCGACCATCGGGCATCCGTTGGCCGACTTGGCCTATGCCTGTCTGACGTACCATCTCCCCGCCGACGACGCCGGTGGCCGCAGTGGAGTGGCGGGCGAGGACTTGACCGGCACCGGCATTCCCGACGAGGAGGCGTTCGTCGCCAGCTATTGCCGGCACGTGGGCCGGGAGGTTCCGGCCTCGCTCGACGTCTTCGTCGTGTTCTCCATGTTCCGGCTGGCGTCGATTGGGGCAGGGGTATATCGGCGCGGAATCGAGGGCAACGCCGCGGATTCGCGTGCGGCTACGTTCCGCGAGCGCTATCGCGAGCTCGCGCAAATGGCCTGGACGCTGGCGCAGGAGATGAACTAG
- a CDS encoding bifunctional 3-(3-hydroxy-phenyl)propionate/3-hydroxycinnamic acid hydroxylase, translated as MTTEVDVVVVGAGPVGLTLANILGLHGVRTVVVDERASLIDYPRGVGLDDEALRTFQSIGLVDAILPHTVPNQILRFVDAKRRVLAEMAPADARFGWPKRNGFVQPLVDAELLCGLDRFEHVEVWWDHPMTSCTQTSEAVTVELGGDGGPLRARYVVGCDGGRSTTRRLMGVSFDGTTSSTRWLVIDLANDPLGHPNSEVGAAPERPYASISIAHGIRRFEFMIHADESDELAEDPAFLARMLAPFVPHPERVDVIRRRVYTHHSRIAGAFRRGRLLLAGDAAHLMPVWQGQGYNSGIRDAANLGWKLAAVVNGQADDALLDTYDVERRKHARAMIDLSTMVGRVISPTNRRVAAVRDLLVRSASIVPSLKRYVLEMRFKPMPRYENGAVVHTTPNSPVGTLFVQPRVDTREQQNVMLDDVLGTGFAVLCWNNNLKEILGARAFSDWKTLGARFIAARPLEQLHWTGHDDPDVVIVGDRDGDLKAWFDTRRESVLFLRPDRCIAGACIAQLAPELSAKLFDVLTLTPGGNRAASPVLYVSQPATESARAVAGPP; from the coding sequence ATGACAACCGAAGTCGACGTCGTCGTGGTCGGGGCCGGCCCGGTCGGGTTGACGTTGGCCAACATCCTTGGGCTGCACGGGGTTCGCACGGTGGTAGTCGACGAGCGGGCGTCGCTGATCGACTATCCGCGCGGCGTCGGCCTGGACGACGAGGCGCTTCGCACCTTCCAATCAATCGGGCTGGTCGACGCGATCCTGCCGCACACCGTACCCAACCAGATTCTGCGGTTCGTCGACGCCAAGCGACGGGTGCTGGCCGAGATGGCCCCGGCCGACGCCCGATTCGGCTGGCCCAAACGCAACGGCTTCGTGCAGCCGCTGGTCGACGCCGAATTGCTGTGCGGCTTGGACAGATTCGAGCACGTCGAGGTGTGGTGGGACCACCCGATGACATCGTGTACGCAGACCTCCGAGGCGGTGACGGTCGAACTCGGCGGCGACGGGGGGCCGCTGCGCGCACGTTACGTCGTCGGCTGCGATGGCGGGCGCAGCACCACCCGGCGGCTGATGGGGGTGTCCTTCGACGGCACCACCTCCTCGACCCGCTGGCTGGTCATCGACCTGGCCAACGACCCGCTCGGGCACCCCAACAGCGAGGTGGGCGCCGCCCCGGAACGTCCCTATGCGTCGATCTCCATCGCGCACGGAATTCGCCGGTTCGAGTTCATGATTCACGCTGACGAGTCCGACGAGCTGGCCGAGGATCCGGCGTTTCTCGCACGTATGCTCGCGCCGTTCGTCCCGCACCCCGAGCGTGTCGACGTGATCCGCCGCCGGGTGTACACCCACCACTCACGCATCGCCGGCGCGTTCCGCCGCGGCCGGTTGCTGCTGGCCGGCGACGCCGCGCACCTGATGCCGGTGTGGCAGGGCCAGGGCTACAACAGCGGCATCCGGGACGCCGCCAATCTCGGCTGGAAGCTGGCGGCAGTGGTGAACGGTCAGGCCGACGACGCGCTGCTCGACACCTACGACGTGGAACGGCGCAAGCACGCCCGGGCGATGATCGACCTGTCCACGATGGTCGGCCGGGTCATCTCCCCGACCAACCGCCGGGTCGCCGCCGTCCGTGACCTGCTGGTGCGATCGGCGTCAATTGTGCCGTCGCTCAAGCGGTATGTGCTGGAGATGCGGTTCAAGCCGATGCCGCGCTACGAGAACGGCGCCGTCGTACACACCACACCCAACTCGCCGGTCGGCACGTTGTTCGTGCAGCCCCGGGTGGACACCCGCGAGCAACAGAACGTCATGCTCGACGACGTGCTGGGCACCGGGTTCGCCGTGCTGTGCTGGAACAACAACCTCAAGGAAATCCTTGGCGCACGGGCATTCTCGGACTGGAAAACCCTGGGCGCGCGGTTCATTGCGGCACGGCCCCTCGAACAGCTGCACTGGACCGGCCATGACGACCCCGACGTGGTGATCGTCGGCGACCGCGACGGTGATCTGAAAGCGTGGTTCGACACCCGTCGGGAATCCGTGCTGTTCCTGCGCCCCGATCGCTGCATCGCCGGTGCCTGCATCGCCCAACTCGCACCCGAGCTGAGCGCCAAGCTCTTCGACGTCCTCACCTTGACTCCGGGAGGAAACCGTGCCGCTAGCCCTGTGCTGTATGTCTCACAGCCCGCTACTGAATCTGCCAGGGCCGTCGCAGGACCTCCTTGA
- a CDS encoding type II toxin-antitoxin system VapC family toxin, with protein sequence MAATYLDSSAVVKLAVREPESDALRRYLRSHRPWVSSALTRTEVMRAVLDKGEPARKAGRRALADLDLIRVDNRVLDLAGALLPSELRSLDAIHMATAQRLGNDLREVVTYDVRMTEAAELLGFRVMAPT encoded by the coding sequence ATGGCAGCCACCTACCTCGATTCGTCCGCCGTCGTCAAGCTCGCAGTGCGTGAGCCGGAGTCGGACGCCCTGCGTCGCTACCTTCGGAGCCACCGGCCGTGGGTATCGAGCGCTCTTACTCGGACGGAAGTCATGCGGGCGGTCCTCGACAAGGGCGAACCGGCGCGGAAAGCCGGACGCCGAGCGCTCGCTGATTTAGACCTAATTCGCGTCGATAATCGAGTGCTTGATCTTGCTGGCGCACTCCTGCCATCCGAACTGCGCTCGCTCGATGCGATTCACATGGCTACGGCGCAGCGGCTCGGCAACGACCTCCGCGAGGTTGTTACTTACGATGTGCGTATGACGGAGGCCGCCGAGTTGCTGGGCTTTCGCGTTATGGCACCGACCTAA
- a CDS encoding FAD-dependent oxidoreductase, which translates to MPLWDQEVDVVVLGTGGAGLTVALTAAVNGASVAVYEKAPTVGGTTAVSGGVVWIPAHNRCPDGELTVDDALSYLRAQSFGSMDEPLVETFVRTGAAMLDFVEAHSGLRFEIATGFPDYKPELPGGQPSGGRSFSAAPYDLAQLGEWRDRITSFPADWSNVGFDAETRARLHADVDEGADLCVAGTALIAGLLKGLLDLGVVPCTNARAEELVADGDGIAGVRVGPRAVRARRGVILGTGGFEWNPAWVKAFLRGPMHGAVSPPNNTGDGLRMAMAHGAELANMGEAWWVPIVQIPGDTIDGHQRSRSVRLERTRPRSIIVNRAGRRFVNEACDYNSMAGAFHYLDPRDGYVNDPAWIVFDSLHLKRYGFLGVAPGDPVPDWFCASADFAELGAKTGIDADGLARTVEHWNRNVADGADPEFGRGSSAYDGYWGDERATTLAGKTLGPIDTAPYYAVPVSVGAMGTKGGPRTDRDGRVLHVNGSPIPGLLAAGNAMAGVTGRAYGGAGGTIGPAMVFGYRAGHYAATGESVEI; encoded by the coding sequence ATGCCTTTGTGGGACCAGGAAGTCGACGTCGTCGTGTTGGGAACCGGCGGCGCCGGCCTCACCGTGGCGCTGACGGCGGCGGTCAACGGAGCGTCGGTGGCGGTGTACGAGAAGGCACCGACGGTCGGCGGCACCACCGCGGTGTCGGGCGGCGTGGTGTGGATTCCGGCCCATAACCGTTGTCCGGACGGCGAATTGACGGTTGACGACGCGTTGAGCTACCTGCGGGCACAGTCTTTCGGGTCGATGGACGAGCCGCTGGTGGAGACGTTCGTGCGGACCGGCGCGGCGATGCTCGACTTCGTCGAGGCGCACAGCGGTCTGCGTTTCGAGATCGCGACCGGCTTTCCCGACTACAAACCGGAGCTGCCGGGTGGGCAGCCTTCCGGCGGAAGGTCTTTTTCCGCCGCACCCTACGATCTGGCGCAGTTGGGCGAGTGGCGTGATCGGATCACGTCGTTTCCCGCGGACTGGTCCAACGTCGGGTTCGACGCCGAGACCCGCGCGCGGCTGCACGCAGACGTCGACGAAGGTGCCGACTTGTGTGTGGCCGGCACCGCGCTGATCGCCGGGCTGCTCAAGGGTCTGTTGGATCTGGGTGTCGTGCCCTGCACCAACGCGCGCGCCGAGGAGCTGGTTGCCGACGGCGACGGCATCGCCGGCGTGCGGGTGGGCCCACGGGCGGTCCGCGCTCGTCGCGGTGTCATCCTTGGCACCGGCGGATTCGAATGGAATCCGGCGTGGGTCAAGGCGTTTCTGCGCGGACCGATGCACGGCGCGGTCTCGCCGCCAAACAACACCGGCGACGGGCTGCGCATGGCAATGGCGCACGGTGCGGAGCTGGCCAACATGGGCGAAGCCTGGTGGGTGCCGATCGTGCAGATCCCGGGCGACACCATCGACGGGCATCAGCGCAGCCGCAGTGTGCGGCTGGAACGCACGCGTCCGCGCAGCATCATCGTCAACCGGGCCGGCCGCCGGTTTGTCAACGAGGCCTGCGATTACAATTCGATGGCCGGCGCCTTCCACTACCTGGATCCCCGCGACGGCTACGTCAACGACCCCGCGTGGATCGTTTTCGACTCGCTGCACCTCAAACGCTACGGGTTCCTCGGCGTCGCACCCGGAGATCCGGTGCCCGACTGGTTCTGCGCCTCAGCAGATTTCGCCGAGCTGGGCGCCAAGACCGGCATCGACGCCGACGGGCTGGCCCGCACCGTCGAACACTGGAACCGCAATGTCGCGGACGGAGCCGATCCCGAATTCGGGCGCGGCTCAAGCGCATACGACGGCTACTGGGGCGACGAACGCGCCACCACGCTGGCCGGAAAAACACTGGGCCCCATCGACACCGCCCCCTACTATGCGGTGCCGGTGTCGGTGGGCGCGATGGGCACCAAGGGCGGACCGCGCACCGACCGCGACGGGCGGGTGCTGCACGTCAACGGTTCGCCGATACCGGGCCTGTTGGCCGCCGGCAACGCGATGGCAGGGGTGACCGGGCGTGCCTATGGCGGTGCCGGCGGAACCATCGGCCCGGCTATGGTTTTCGGGTATCGCGCTGGGCACTATGCGGCGACGGGTGAGTCGGTCGAGATTTAG
- a CDS encoding LLM class flavin-dependent oxidoreductase: MKISLFYEFALPRPWVPDDERILLQDCLDEVEAADKAGFSTVWLTEHHFLEEYCHSTAPEIFLAAASQRTKNIRLGFGIMHLPPVVNHPARVAERIATLDLLSNGRVEFGTGESSSVGELGGFGIDPADKRAQWEEALEVSIRCMIEEPFSGFKGEHIEMPARNVIPKPMQKPHPPVWVACTRPATVQMAAQKCIGALSFAYTGPGPLTERVNGYYKELEENGVPVTPAINPNILAIGGDLSMMVAKTDEQALERLGKGGGFFSFGIMHYYMTGVHTPGRTGVWKRYLEEVEKDPTLAYGPGRGAIGSPATVREFLRGYEESGVDEIILLLNPRSHEGTMESIEIMGKEVLPEFIERDAKAVTDKAKRLEPVIEKIEARRTASTAPEFDESYSFGGLPTGRGGKFTASEIPEAMAEINEGRVQAAQRAKEQRQ; the protein is encoded by the coding sequence GTGAAAATCTCACTGTTCTACGAATTCGCCCTGCCCCGCCCGTGGGTGCCCGACGACGAGCGGATTTTGCTGCAGGACTGCCTCGACGAGGTGGAGGCCGCCGACAAAGCCGGGTTCTCCACGGTCTGGCTGACCGAGCACCACTTCCTCGAGGAGTACTGCCATTCGACGGCGCCGGAGATCTTCCTGGCCGCGGCGAGCCAGCGCACCAAGAACATCCGGCTGGGTTTCGGCATCATGCATCTGCCGCCGGTGGTCAACCACCCCGCCCGGGTGGCCGAACGCATCGCCACCCTTGATCTGCTCTCCAACGGGCGGGTGGAGTTCGGCACCGGAGAATCCTCGTCGGTCGGCGAACTCGGCGGCTTCGGCATCGATCCCGCCGACAAGCGGGCGCAGTGGGAGGAGGCGCTCGAGGTCTCGATCCGCTGCATGATCGAAGAACCCTTCAGCGGATTCAAAGGCGAGCACATCGAGATGCCGGCCCGCAACGTGATCCCCAAGCCGATGCAAAAGCCGCATCCGCCCGTGTGGGTAGCCTGCACCCGGCCGGCCACCGTCCAGATGGCCGCTCAAAAATGTATCGGCGCACTGAGTTTCGCCTACACCGGCCCGGGACCGCTGACCGAACGGGTCAACGGCTACTACAAGGAACTCGAGGAGAACGGCGTCCCGGTCACCCCGGCGATCAACCCGAACATCCTGGCCATCGGCGGCGACCTGTCGATGATGGTCGCCAAGACCGACGAGCAGGCACTCGAACGACTCGGAAAAGGCGGCGGCTTCTTCTCGTTCGGGATCATGCACTACTACATGACCGGTGTGCACACGCCTGGCCGGACCGGGGTTTGGAAGCGCTATCTCGAAGAAGTCGAAAAGGACCCGACGCTGGCGTATGGTCCCGGCCGCGGCGCGATCGGCTCACCTGCCACCGTGCGGGAGTTCCTGCGCGGCTACGAGGAGAGCGGCGTCGACGAGATCATCCTGCTGCTCAACCCGCGCAGCCACGAAGGCACGATGGAGTCCATCGAGATCATGGGCAAAGAAGTATTGCCGGAGTTTATCGAACGCGACGCAAAAGCGGTGACCGACAAGGCAAAGCGGCTGGAGCCGGTCATCGAGAAGATCGAGGCGCGCCGCACAGCGTCCACCGCGCCGGAATTCGACGAGAGCTACTCCTTCGGTGGCCTGCCCACCGGTCGTGGCGGCAAGTTCACCGCCAGCGAGATTCCCGAGGCCATGGCCGAGATCAACGAGGGCCGCGTTCAAGCTGCGCAGCGCGCCAAAGAACAGCGTCAGTGA
- a CDS encoding type II toxin-antitoxin system Phd/YefM family antitoxin, protein MSSVGVRELRQRASELLRRVEAGETIEITDRGRPVALLSPMPEGSPYERMLASGEIEPATGSLDDLPEPIELEPGVELPSVTLARLRERER, encoded by the coding sequence ATGAGTTCGGTGGGTGTGCGTGAGCTTCGGCAGCGGGCAAGCGAACTCCTCCGGCGCGTCGAGGCCGGTGAAACGATTGAGATCACCGATCGCGGTCGGCCCGTCGCCCTGCTCTCGCCGATGCCGGAGGGCAGCCCATACGAGCGGATGTTGGCAAGCGGCGAGATCGAGCCCGCGACCGGAAGCCTTGACGATTTGCCCGAGCCGATCGAGCTAGAACCGGGTGTCGAGCTGCCATCGGTAACGCTCGCGCGCCTGCGTGAGCGCGAGCGTTGA
- a CDS encoding IclR family transcriptional regulator, which translates to MVNGSQTLARGLSALQLVAGAPTGLTVQQVADGVGVHRTIAYRLLGTLAEYRLIAKGDDGRYRPAAGLAVLGASFDRNMRQLSVPTLRALADELGTTVSLLVAEGDQQVALAVIVPTQVAYQLAFHEGSRYPLHRGAAGIALLASMPPRPGERDLVARAREQGWVVTHGEIEPNTYGLAVPVRRQPPSPPTCINLISHREDVVLRGKDAVIKAAKELSAILS; encoded by the coding sequence GTGGTGAACGGTTCGCAGACGCTGGCCAGGGGGCTCAGCGCCCTGCAATTAGTGGCGGGCGCACCAACGGGCCTGACAGTCCAACAGGTTGCCGACGGCGTCGGGGTGCACCGCACAATCGCCTACCGGCTGCTCGGCACCCTGGCCGAGTACCGGTTGATCGCCAAGGGTGACGACGGCCGGTACCGCCCGGCGGCGGGACTGGCGGTTTTGGGCGCTTCGTTCGACCGCAACATGCGCCAACTGAGCGTGCCCACGTTGCGGGCATTGGCTGACGAGCTGGGCACCACTGTGTCGCTGCTGGTGGCCGAGGGCGACCAGCAGGTGGCGCTCGCCGTGATCGTGCCCACTCAGGTCGCCTACCAGCTGGCGTTCCACGAGGGCAGCCGCTATCCGCTGCACCGCGGCGCCGCCGGCATCGCGCTGTTGGCGAGCATGCCGCCGCGGCCCGGGGAACGCGACCTCGTCGCGCGGGCCCGCGAGCAGGGCTGGGTCGTCACCCACGGCGAGATCGAGCCGAACACCTACGGCCTGGCCGTGCCGGTCCGTCGCCAACCACCCTCGCCGCCAACGTGTATCAACCTGATCTCGCACCGCGAGGACGTCGTGCTGCGCGGCAAGGACGCAGTGATCAAGGCGGCCAAGGAATTGTCGGCAATTCTGAGCTGA
- a CDS encoding FAD-binding protein, whose product MTTVDVLVVGSGGGGMTAALTADAAGLDTLVVEKASHFGGSTALSGGGIWVPGAPAQRREGYTPSPDDVVGYLRRITEGLVSDARIRQYVEAAPQMMEFLEQLSPWFEFVWKPGYADYYPELPGGSELGSTINVPAIDLRTLGDDEQHLLQPLTLAPRGIWLGPKELRSFYRVRQSWAGKAVLAKLVWRMVRARVFGDRMAAIGQSLAARLRLAMKDRGIPLWLDSPMTQLITDADGSVSGAVVVKDGAPQQIHTRRGVILATGGFDHDLAWRKEHQPVIDQDWSFGNPAATGDGIRAGQQVGAAADLLDEAWWFPAIQWPDGRLQFMLNERMMPSQFIVNGDGKRFINEAAPYMDFGHAMIEGQKSGVTHIPCWLITDHRSWNRYVVAGHIPLPKIPGAPVPTGRKVPQAWLESGVVKAADSWTELAAKIGVPAAALQDTAARFNELARKGHDDDFNRGDSVYDNYYGDPTLDNPNLYPLGKPPYYAFAIVLGDLGTSGGLRTDEHARVLRADDSVVRGLYAVGNTAAPVMGRSYAGAGATIGPAMTFGYVAAKHLVSQRSTLIGGNQ is encoded by the coding sequence GTGACAACCGTCGACGTCCTGGTGGTCGGTTCCGGTGGCGGCGGAATGACGGCCGCGTTGACCGCCGACGCCGCCGGGCTGGACACCCTCGTGGTCGAAAAGGCTTCGCACTTCGGTGGTTCCACCGCGCTGTCCGGCGGCGGGATCTGGGTGCCCGGAGCGCCGGCGCAACGCCGCGAAGGTTACACGCCGTCGCCCGACGATGTCGTGGGATACCTGCGCCGCATCACCGAGGGCCTGGTCAGCGACGCCAGGATCCGCCAGTACGTCGAGGCGGCGCCGCAGATGATGGAGTTCCTCGAGCAACTCAGCCCGTGGTTCGAATTCGTCTGGAAGCCCGGCTACGCCGACTACTACCCGGAGCTTCCCGGCGGCTCGGAGCTGGGCAGCACGATCAACGTGCCGGCGATCGACCTGCGCACGCTGGGGGACGACGAGCAGCACCTGCTGCAGCCGCTGACACTGGCGCCGCGGGGAATCTGGCTGGGCCCCAAAGAGCTTCGCTCCTTCTACCGGGTCCGCCAGTCGTGGGCGGGCAAGGCGGTGCTGGCCAAACTGGTGTGGCGGATGGTCCGGGCCCGCGTTTTCGGCGACCGGATGGCGGCCATCGGCCAGTCGCTGGCGGCGCGGCTGCGGCTGGCGATGAAGGATCGCGGCATTCCGCTGTGGCTGGATTCGCCGATGACGCAGCTGATCACCGATGCCGACGGATCGGTGTCCGGCGCCGTCGTCGTCAAAGACGGTGCGCCACAGCAGATTCACACCCGCCGCGGCGTCATTCTGGCGACCGGCGGCTTCGACCACGACCTCGCCTGGCGCAAGGAACACCAGCCGGTCATCGACCAGGATTGGAGCTTCGGCAATCCCGCGGCCACCGGCGACGGCATCCGCGCCGGTCAGCAGGTCGGCGCCGCCGCGGACCTGCTCGACGAAGCCTGGTGGTTCCCCGCCATCCAATGGCCCGACGGCAGGCTGCAATTCATGCTCAACGAGCGGATGATGCCGTCGCAGTTCATCGTCAACGGCGACGGGAAACGCTTCATCAACGAGGCCGCGCCTTACATGGACTTCGGCCACGCGATGATCGAGGGCCAAAAATCCGGCGTCACCCACATCCCGTGCTGGCTGATCACCGACCATCGGTCCTGGAACCGGTATGTCGTCGCCGGACACATTCCGCTGCCGAAGATCCCGGGCGCGCCGGTACCCACCGGCCGCAAAGTCCCGCAAGCCTGGCTGGAATCCGGCGTGGTCAAGGCCGCCGACAGCTGGACCGAACTGGCCGCCAAGATCGGCGTTCCCGCCGCCGCGCTGCAAGACACCGCAGCACGCTTCAACGAGCTGGCCCGCAAGGGGCATGACGACGACTTCAACAGAGGTGACAGCGTTTACGACAACTACTACGGAGATCCCACCCTGGACAATCCCAACCTGTATCCCCTGGGCAAGCCGCCCTACTACGCGTTTGCGATCGTCCTCGGCGACCTCGGCACGTCGGGCGGCTTGCGCACCGACGAGCACGCCCGGGTGCTGCGCGCCGACGACAGCGTGGTGCGCGGCCTGTACGCGGTGGGCAATACCGCAGCGCCGGTGATGGGCCGCAGCTACGCCGGCGCCGGCGCCACCATCGGACCGGCCATGACGTTCGGCTACGTCGCGGCCAAACACCTTGTCAGCCAACGGTCAACCCTTATTGGAGGTAACCAGTGA